Proteins co-encoded in one Carassius gibelio isolate Cgi1373 ecotype wild population from Czech Republic chromosome A15, carGib1.2-hapl.c, whole genome shotgun sequence genomic window:
- the LOC128029462 gene encoding sterile alpha motif domain-containing protein 3-like, with amino-acid sequence MILRVILSPEDIRKVYIDRPQSIESLLSTLKSKLNIQSDFTLQYEDPEFDHELCNLTTITELPPEKATLKVNCRAPPSDSSQSDVTLDTAVMSSSSDSSIKNGNPGSITASSRSQQWPVSFPIPSFSYDVELRLKRGNEQYAKDGSLLSLSKDVKSEILDKLATAIYSYKAYPSNEEFESVSRALTETHPCLKEPGSATGWYGWKISLKFKMGNFRSKLRDAGCPELTVTSEKCHASDRKKYKVKKPRRSETNFLPDLPAGSSYTALETERKDIQCEMTKKNPDWHVIDAAMEKTFCARRKEIVEDEPTVSEIRRRWPALFTQRQVALEFCRLVSIDLKRTFFEGLDKHLPRLLQLYTKRSNEVPELLNVLKCLDEQSCNQKKRGAVILGLPYYMREKPENVFKVCEPTDNEVDVVQSVKVGILSVSEDTRQDCAFPDDVVNMAVILEGEIVIVDLQDIPNAFVTLFGLLYALNISYPKELRYTFEVIQRIFMNIDGESCSAKVHGLKNQLMR; translated from the exons ATGATTCTTCGTGTGATTTTGTCCCCTGAGGATATTAGGAAAGTTTACATTGATCGGCCACAATCCATAGAATCTCTTCTGTCAACACTGAAAAGCAAGCTGAACATACAAAGTGATTTTACACTTCAGTATGAGGATCCTGAATTTGACCATGAGTTGTGCAACCTAACGACTATCACTGAACTTCCTCCTGAAAAGGCAACCCTTAAAGTTAATTGTAGAGCACCACCCTCTGACTCTAGCCAGTCAGATGTGACATTAGACACAGCGGTTATGTCATCATCGTCTGACTCGAGTATCAAGAATGGAAATCCTGGATCAATAACTGCAAGTAGTCGCTCACAGCAATGGCCTGTTTCTTTTCCCATTCCAAGCTTTTCATATGATGTAGAATTACGTTTGAAACGTGGAAATGAGCAATATGCTAAAGATGGCTCACTGCTCAGCCTATCCAAGGATGTTAAATCTGAGATTCTTGACAAACTTGCCACTGCAATCTATTCTTACAAGGCGTATCCATCCAATGAGGAGTTCGAGTCTGTTTCAAGGGCTCTCACAGAGACACATCCATGCCTTAAAGAACCGGGATCGGCCACAGGGTGGTATGGATGGAAAATAAGCCTTAAATTCAAAATGGGAAACTTCCGAAGTAAACTTCGTGATGCTGGATGTCCAGAGCTTACTGTTACTAGTGAAAAATGCCATGCTTCagatagaaaaaaatacaaagtcAAGAAACCCCGAAGATCGGAGACCAATTTTCTACCGGACTTACCTGCTGGATCAAGTTATACTGCTTTGGAGACTGAAAGGAAAGATATACAGTGtgagatgacaaaaaaaaatccagacTGGCATGTAATTGATGCAGCTATGGAGAAAACTTTCTGTGCCAGAAGAAAGGAGATTGTAGAAGATGAGCCCACAGTATCAGAAATAAGGAGGAGATGGCCTGCACTTTTCACTCAAAGACAA GTTGCTCTTGAATTCTGTAGGCTTGTCTCCATTGATTTAAAAAGAACATTCTTCGAAGGGCTTGACAAGCATCTACCCAGGCTCCTGCAATTATACACCAAGCGAAGCAATGAAGTTCCAGAACTTCTGAATGTGTTGAAGTGTCTGGATGAACAG AGTTGTAACCAGAAGAAGAGGGGAGCAGTTATTTTGGGCCTTCCATACTACATGAGGGAGAAACCAGAAAACGTCTTCAAAGTTTGTGAG ccGACTGACAATGAGGTCGATGTTGTTCAGAGTGTTAAGGTGGGCATCTTGTCAGTGAGCGAGGACACCAGACAAGATTGTGCCTTCCCAGACGACGTCGTGAATATGGCTGTGATACTGGAGGGGGAGATTGTCATTGTGGATCTCCAAGACATTCCAAATGCCTTTGTCACATTGTTTGGACTGCTTTACGCTTTAAACATCAGCTATCCCAAAGAGCTGCGATACACCTTTGAGGTGATCCAGCGGATCTTTATGAACATTGATGGGGAAAGCTGCTCCGCTAAAGTTCATGGACTGAAAAACCAACTAATGCGGTGA